A section of the Arcobacter roscoffensis genome encodes:
- a CDS encoding NADP-dependent isocitrate dehydrogenase: protein MSKIIYTKVDEAPALATYSFLPIIKAFTKSSGIEMLTKDISLAGRILANFPENLTEDQKIGDHLAELGELTQDPTANIVKLPNISASIPQLKAAIAELQEKGYNVPNYDESEEISARYSKILGSAVNPVLREGNSDRRAPGAVKNYAKNNPHRMGEWKKDSKTDVAHMSENDFYGSEVATTMTEANDVKISFFNEAGEETVLKASTPLEAGEIIDATVMSAKSLQEFYQKSIDEAKERGVLLSLHLKATMMKVSDPIMFGFAVKVYFKDLIAKHGELFDSLGVNFNNGLGDLYSKLDQVDADKKAEIEADIEAVYASQPKLAMVNSNKGITNLHVPSDVIIDASMPAMIRGGGKMWNADDQEEDTLAMIPDRCYARSFQAVIDDCKENGALDPKTMGTVPNVGLMAKKAEEYGSHDKTFQAQANGQIKVIDKDGNDVFVFDVEEGDIFRMCQAKDAPIQDWVKLAVTRARLSDTPAIFWLDENRAHDAEMIKKVNAYLPQHDTTGLDISIAAPVDATKTSVERMRKGLDTISVTGNVLRDYNTDLFPILELGTSAKMLSIVPLMKGGGLFETGAGGSAPKHVQQFQEEAYLRWDSLGEFMALAASFEHLGNTQDNAKAKVLADTLDKATGTFLLNDKSPARKLGSIDNRGSHFYLSMYWAQELAAQDVDADLKAEFTPIAEAMTANEDKIISELVADHGKAVDMGGYYLPDDAKTSAAMRPSATLNSIIG, encoded by the coding sequence ATGTCAAAGATCATTTACACAAAAGTTGATGAAGCGCCAGCATTAGCAACATACTCTTTCTTACCAATTATCAAAGCTTTCACAAAAAGTTCTGGTATTGAAATGCTTACAAAAGATATCTCTCTTGCAGGAAGAATTCTTGCAAACTTCCCTGAGAACTTAACTGAAGATCAAAAAATCGGTGATCATTTAGCAGAACTTGGTGAATTAACACAAGATCCAACAGCTAATATTGTAAAATTACCAAATATCTCTGCTTCAATTCCTCAATTAAAAGCAGCAATTGCTGAATTACAAGAAAAAGGTTACAATGTACCTAACTATGACGAATCTGAAGAAATCTCTGCTAGATACTCTAAGATTTTAGGTTCTGCTGTTAACCCAGTATTAAGAGAAGGTAATTCAGATAGAAGAGCTCCAGGAGCTGTTAAGAATTATGCTAAAAACAATCCTCATAGAATGGGTGAATGGAAAAAAGATTCAAAAACTGATGTAGCTCACATGAGTGAAAATGACTTTTATGGTTCAGAAGTAGCAACAACTATGACTGAAGCAAATGACGTTAAAATTTCTTTCTTCAACGAAGCTGGAGAAGAGACTGTATTAAAAGCATCAACTCCTTTAGAAGCTGGTGAAATTATTGATGCAACTGTAATGAGCGCAAAATCATTACAAGAATTCTACCAAAAATCAATTGATGAAGCTAAAGAAAGAGGAGTATTATTATCTCTTCACTTAAAAGCTACAATGATGAAAGTATCTGATCCAATTATGTTTGGATTTGCAGTAAAAGTATACTTCAAAGACTTAATAGCTAAACACGGTGAATTATTTGATTCATTAGGTGTAAACTTCAACAATGGTTTAGGTGACTTATACTCTAAATTAGACCAAGTTGATGCAGATAAAAAAGCTGAAATTGAAGCTGATATTGAAGCTGTATATGCGAGTCAACCTAAATTAGCAATGGTTAACTCAAACAAAGGAATTACTAACTTACATGTACCTTCTGATGTTATTATTGATGCATCTATGCCTGCTATGATTAGAGGTGGTGGTAAAATGTGGAATGCTGATGACCAAGAAGAAGATACATTAGCAATGATTCCAGATAGATGTTACGCTAGATCTTTCCAAGCAGTTATTGATGATTGTAAAGAAAATGGTGCATTAGATCCAAAAACAATGGGAACTGTTCCAAATGTTGGACTTATGGCTAAAAAAGCTGAAGAATATGGTTCACATGACAAAACTTTCCAAGCGCAAGCTAATGGTCAAATCAAAGTTATTGACAAAGATGGAAATGATGTATTTGTATTTGACGTAGAAGAAGGTGATATTTTCAGAATGTGTCAAGCAAAAGACGCTCCAATCCAAGACTGGGTTAAATTAGCAGTTACTAGAGCTAGATTATCTGATACTCCTGCAATCTTCTGGTTAGATGAAAACAGAGCACATGATGCTGAAATGATTAAAAAAGTTAATGCTTACTTACCACAACATGACACAACTGGTTTAGATATTTCTATTGCTGCACCTGTTGATGCTACAAAAACTTCTGTTGAAAGAATGAGAAAAGGTTTAGATACTATTTCTGTAACTGGAAATGTTTTAAGAGATTACAACACTGACTTATTCCCTATTTTAGAGCTTGGAACATCTGCAAAAATGTTATCAATCGTTCCATTAATGAAAGGTGGAGGATTATTTGAAACTGGTGCTGGAGGATCTGCTCCTAAACACGTTCAACAATTCCAAGAAGAAGCTTACTTAAGATGGGATTCATTAGGTGAATTTATGGCACTAGCTGCTTCATTTGAACATTTAGGAAATACTCAAGATAATGCTAAAGCAAAAGTATTAGCTGATACTTTAGATAAAGCAACTGGAACTTTCCTTTTAAATGACAAATCACCTGCTAGAAAATTAGGTTCAATTGATAATAGAGGTTCACACTTCTACCTAAGCATGTACTGGGCTCAAGAATTAGCAGCACAAGATGTTGATGCTGACTTAAAAGCTGAGTTTACTCCAATAGCTGAAGCTATGACTGCAAATGAAGATAAAATTATATCTGAATTAGTTGCTGATCATGGAAAAGCTGTTGATATGGGTGGATACTACTTACCAGATGATGCTAAAACATCAGCTGCGATGAGACCATCTGCAACTTTAAATTCAATTATTGGTTAA
- the mdh gene encoding malate dehydrogenase — protein sequence MNNKKVGIIGVGNVGSTLAFTLASKNKCSQILLKDIRENIVQAMALDISQSANAAKSNTIVKACIKDEEFKDCDVVVITAGIARRPGMSRDDLLLTNAKIMTQVIQSAITFNPNAIIIVVSNPLDAMVYTALKAANYPRNKIIGMAGILDSARMSHFILEKLGYDAGQIEASVMGGHGDDMVPLPNFSTVAGVPLSEVLETDDINDIVEKTKNGGAQIVKLLETGSAYYAPAYATSLMVEAILEDKKEVYPCAVRLEGEYGYEDIVSGVPVMLGKDGVEKVIELHLNDSQKEEFSKSIASVKELVDTLENKFFK from the coding sequence TTGAATAATAAAAAAGTCGGTATTATTGGTGTAGGAAATGTTGGTTCTACTTTAGCTTTCACACTTGCTTCAAAAAATAAATGTTCTCAAATTTTATTAAAAGATATAAGAGAAAATATTGTTCAAGCTATGGCTTTAGATATTTCACAAAGTGCAAATGCTGCCAAATCAAACACAATTGTAAAAGCATGTATTAAAGATGAAGAGTTCAAAGATTGTGATGTTGTTGTAATTACAGCAGGAATTGCTAGACGTCCAGGAATGAGTAGAGATGACTTACTTCTAACAAATGCAAAAATAATGACACAAGTAATTCAAAGTGCAATTACGTTTAATCCAAATGCAATAATTATAGTTGTTTCGAACCCCCTTGATGCTATGGTTTACACAGCATTAAAAGCTGCAAACTATCCAAGAAATAAAATCATAGGTATGGCAGGTATTTTAGATAGTGCTAGAATGTCACACTTTATTTTAGAAAAATTAGGATATGATGCTGGGCAAATTGAAGCTTCTGTAATGGGAGGACATGGTGATGACATGGTTCCACTTCCTAATTTCTCAACTGTCGCAGGTGTTCCACTATCAGAAGTATTAGAGACTGATGATATAAATGATATAGTTGAAAAAACAAAAAATGGTGGAGCTCAAATAGTAAAACTTTTAGAAACTGGTTCTGCTTATTATGCTCCTGCTTATGCTACTTCACTTATGGTTGAAGCAATTCTTGAAGATAAAAAAGAAGTATATCCATGTGCTGTAAGATTAGAGGGTGAATATGGATATGAAGATATTGTCTCAGGAGTTCCAGTAATGCTTGGAAAAGATGGAGTTGAGAAAGTAATTGAACTACATTTAAATGATTCACAAAAAGAAGAATTTAGTAAATCAATAGCTTCAGTTAAAGAATTAGTTGATACTTTAGAAAATAAGTTTTTCAAATAA
- a CDS encoding heavy metal transporter produces the protein MKQTFEVYNVKCGGCANTLINSLKDEFGEVEVDLEVNPRKITLHIEDEKKEELKLKLRALGYPLTSDELSGFDKAATTAKSFVSCAVGKFNVATGK, from the coding sequence ATGAAACAAACATTTGAAGTTTATAATGTAAAATGTGGAGGTTGTGCAAATACTTTAATTAACTCTTTAAAAGATGAATTTGGAGAAGTTGAAGTAGATCTAGAAGTAAACCCAAGAAAAATAACACTTCATATAGAAGATGAAAAAAAAGAAGAATTAAAATTAAAACTAAGAGCACTTGGTTATCCACTAACTTCTGATGAATTATCAGGTTTTGACAAGGCAGCTACAACAGCAAAAAGTTTTGTTTCTTGTGCTGTTGGTAAGTTCAATGTAGCCACAGGGAAATAA
- a CDS encoding helix-turn-helix domain-containing protein has product MSIKDLRIKNGWSQEYLAQLTNLSSRTIQRIEKDNKASLESVNALAKAFQLEVSELKELIEKNKNQEELNSISTNNFINFLKHDKGLVIFLFVNTFLIIINLITNPEVLWFIYPLLGWGIPLFYKRYKKYYI; this is encoded by the coding sequence ATGAGTATAAAAGATTTAAGAATTAAAAATGGCTGGTCACAGGAATATTTAGCACAATTAACTAATTTAAGCTCTAGAACTATACAAAGAATAGAAAAAGATAATAAAGCTAGTTTAGAATCAGTAAATGCTTTAGCAAAAGCTTTTCAACTTGAAGTATCAGAACTAAAAGAATTAATAGAAAAAAATAAAAATCAAGAAGAACTTAATTCTATATCAACTAATAATTTTATTAACTTTTTAAAACATGATAAAGGTCTTGTAATTTTTTTATTTGTAAATACTTTTCTTATTATAATAAATCTAATCACAAATCCAGAAGTTTTATGGTTTATTTACCCATTGCTTGGATGGGGTATACCTCTTTTTTATAAACGATATAAAAAATACTACATATAG
- a CDS encoding cation diffusion facilitator family transporter, giving the protein MSREKKILLIIIVNIIIIISEIVFGILSNSFALIADALHNTGDVLAVVVTYLALVLGAKTTTFKQTFGYLRAEMMAAFVNTLFLYITMIYMIYEAINRFLNPEIINPIYMIIVGFIAVIANGISAYILNNIGVSSCAHEHDHNHSHSHNHSHNQNEDANIKSAYLHMLSDALISVAVVVAGIFIYFFEVYFIDSILTVIFSIYILFHSYPLLKKSFLSLMDMNIIDISQEKLELIIKENTNVIEYHDLHIHKPSSKHNFISFHLVLKDIEMNLEEIEKITSNIEHKLNHLGFNHVLIQVDTSKKIKRHTNCIL; this is encoded by the coding sequence ATGTCAAGAGAAAAGAAAATTCTGCTTATTATAATTGTAAATATCATCATAATTATCTCTGAAATTGTATTTGGTATCTTATCAAACTCATTTGCCTTAATTGCAGATGCCCTACATAATACAGGAGATGTATTAGCTGTTGTAGTTACTTATCTAGCTTTAGTCTTAGGAGCTAAAACTACAACTTTTAAACAAACATTTGGCTATTTAAGGGCTGAAATGATGGCTGCATTTGTTAATACTTTATTTTTATATATAACAATGATATATATGATTTATGAAGCAATAAATAGATTTTTGAACCCTGAGATTATTAATCCAATATATATGATTATTGTAGGTTTTATTGCTGTTATTGCAAATGGTATTAGTGCTTATATTTTAAATAACATTGGTGTTAGTTCTTGTGCTCATGAGCACGATCATAATCATTCACACTCGCATAATCATTCGCATAATCAAAATGAAGATGCAAATATAAAATCAGCCTACTTACATATGCTAAGTGATGCTTTAATCTCTGTTGCTGTTGTAGTTGCTGGTATTTTTATTTACTTTTTTGAAGTCTATTTTATTGATTCTATTTTAACAGTAATATTTAGTATTTATATACTTTTTCATTCATACCCATTACTTAAAAAAAGTTTTTTATCTTTAATGGATATGAATATCATAGATATTTCACAAGAAAAACTTGAGTTAATAATAAAAGAAAATACTAATGTGATAGAATATCATGACTTACACATTCATAAGCCTAGTTCAAAGCATAATTTCATATCATTTCATTTAGTATTAAAAGATATTGAGATGAATTTAGAAGAGATTGAAAAGATTACAAGTAATATTGAGCATAAACTAAATCATTTAGGATTTAATCATGTTCTAATACAAGTAGACACATCAAAAAAAATAAAAAGACATACTAATTGTATTTTATAA
- a CDS encoding metal/formaldehyde-sensitive transcriptional repressor: MYQCDIENKKLINRINRIQGQVNSVKKKLEDDIDCKDEHLDPYEVIRQLTAIKGAVNGMINSYVEHFAKGHLVKEIQEAKTQADAMAKMDELVNIMKSYSK, translated from the coding sequence ATGTACCAATGCGATATAGAAAATAAAAAATTAATTAACAGAATAAACAGAATTCAAGGACAAGTAAACTCCGTGAAAAAAAAGCTTGAAGATGATATTGATTGTAAAGATGAACATTTAGATCCATATGAAGTAATAAGACAGCTTACAGCAATCAAAGGAGCTGTAAATGGTATGATAAACTCTTATGTTGAACATTTTGCTAAAGGTCATTTAGTAAAAGAGATACAAGAAGCAAAAACTCAAGCTGATGCTATGGCAAAGATGGATGAACTTGTAAATATCATGAAAAGTTATAGTAAATAA
- a CDS encoding FAD-dependent oxidoreductase: MSEKIYDYVVLGAGVAGSFVSNELKKHTKNLLLIDRNSDVGFGASGAAGAFLSPLLGKDNKFKSLITKALKYSTNFYKENLPSLISHCGTCRIPKNDEDRQKFESYKPFMDFDYEELEDGYFFPIGSQVDSYEVCKSLTKDIKKLLSYEVTKIEKVDGLWLINDEIKTKNLILTTGANIDLIDEEYFNIRAVWGQRINILSSTKVDINYHKECSLSKSKPFDNTSKNLISIGATHNRFEDDMSGTCYDLKTADFNHIEPDEKSLKLMNEDTSKLLNLANDIKKLNDVELLDVKIGARASSVDYFPMLGKLVDSKKSIEKFPHILNGSFIKKENLEMIDNLYVLNGVGGRGFVLSPYLARQLVEHIINKKEISEDIETYRLFTRWAKRLKNKKK, translated from the coding sequence ATGTCTGAAAAAATATACGATTATGTGGTATTAGGTGCAGGAGTTGCTGGTTCTTTTGTATCTAATGAATTAAAAAAGCATACAAAAAATTTACTTTTAATAGATAGAAATAGTGATGTAGGTTTTGGTGCTAGTGGTGCTGCTGGTGCTTTTTTATCTCCTTTATTGGGTAAGGATAATAAATTTAAATCTCTTATTACAAAGGCTTTAAAATACTCAACAAACTTTTATAAGGAAAACTTACCTTCCCTGATTTCACACTGTGGTACATGTAGAATTCCTAAAAATGATGAAGATAGACAAAAGTTTGAGAGCTACAAACCTTTTATGGATTTTGACTATGAAGAGCTTGAAGATGGATATTTTTTCCCTATTGGTTCTCAGGTTGATTCTTATGAAGTATGTAAATCTTTAACTAAAGACATAAAAAAGCTTTTATCTTATGAAGTTACAAAGATAGAAAAAGTTGATGGTTTATGGCTTATAAATGATGAAATCAAAACAAAAAATTTGATATTAACTACTGGTGCTAATATAGATTTAATAGATGAAGAGTATTTTAATATAAGAGCTGTGTGGGGTCAAAGAATTAATATTTTGTCATCTACAAAAGTAGATATAAATTATCATAAAGAATGTTCTTTATCTAAGTCAAAACCTTTTGATAATACATCTAAGAATTTGATTAGTATTGGCGCAACACACAATAGATTTGAAGATGATATGAGTGGAACATGTTATGATTTAAAAACAGCAGATTTTAATCATATAGAGCCAGATGAAAAAAGTTTAAAACTTATGAATGAAGATACCTCAAAACTTTTAAATTTAGCAAATGATATAAAAAAACTTAATGATGTTGAGCTTTTAGATGTAAAAATAGGAGCAAGAGCTTCTAGTGTTGATTATTTTCCAATGCTTGGAAAACTAGTTGATTCTAAAAAAAGTATTGAGAAGTTTCCTCATATCTTAAATGGAAGTTTTATCAAAAAAGAAAATTTAGAAATGATTGATAATCTTTATGTTTTAAATGGGGTAGGTGGAAGAGGTTTTGTGTTATCACCTTATTTAGCAAGACAGTTAGTTGAACATATTATAAATAAAAAAGAGATAAGTGAAGATATAGAAACTTATAGACTATTTACAAGATGGGCTAAGAGATTAAAAAATAAAAAGAAATAG
- a CDS encoding DnaJ C-terminal domain-containing protein: MAKSLYETLEVSENASVSDIKKAYRKLARKYHPDVNKDPAAEEKFKEINAAYEVLSDSEKKQQYDQYGDSMFGGQNFHDFARGQGGNVDLDEILRQMFGGGQGFGSSGFSQGGFSQGGFGGFDEPDLDTSAQITIPFTTAILGGKQHIALNNDSFDVKIPEGIKDGQKIRAKGKGKSYHGQRGDLILKINVAPSDEYERDESTLIKTFDVPLKTALFGGKIEIETIHKTITLKVPQNTKQNQKFRVKELGVLDRKSNTKGDLHLKANIVLPKVEDLDESLVELLKEKLPE, translated from the coding sequence ATGGCAAAAAGTTTATATGAAACACTTGAAGTTAGTGAAAATGCTAGCGTTAGTGATATAAAAAAAGCATATAGAAAGCTAGCAAGAAAATATCATCCAGATGTAAATAAAGACCCAGCTGCAGAAGAAAAGTTTAAAGAAATTAATGCAGCTTACGAGGTTCTAAGTGATTCAGAAAAGAAACAACAATATGATCAATATGGTGATTCTATGTTTGGTGGTCAAAACTTCCATGATTTTGCAAGAGGTCAAGGAGGAAACGTAGACTTAGATGAAATTCTAAGACAAATGTTTGGTGGAGGACAAGGTTTTGGTTCTTCGGGATTCTCGCAAGGAGGATTTTCACAAGGAGGGTTTGGTGGTTTTGATGAACCAGATTTAGATACTAGTGCCCAAATAACAATACCTTTTACAACTGCAATTTTAGGTGGTAAACAACATATTGCTTTAAACAATGACTCTTTTGATGTTAAAATTCCAGAAGGAATTAAAGATGGTCAAAAGATTAGAGCAAAAGGTAAAGGAAAGTCATATCATGGACAAAGAGGTGACTTAATTCTTAAAATAAATGTAGCACCTTCAGATGAGTATGAAAGAGATGAATCAACACTTATTAAAACTTTTGATGTACCACTTAAAACAGCATTATTTGGTGGAAAAATTGAAATTGAAACAATTCATAAAACTATCACTTTAAAAGTTCCGCAAAACACAAAACAAAATCAAAAATTTAGAGTTAAAGAGCTTGGAGTACTAGATAGAAAATCAAATACAAAAGGTGACTTACATCTAAAAGCTAATATTGTTTTACCAAAAGTTGAAGATTTAGATGAAAGTTTAGTAGAATTACTAAAAGAGAAGCTTCCTGAATAA
- a CDS encoding heat shock protein transcriptional repressor HspR — protein METNSYIEPVYLISAVAEILNIHPQTLRQYEREGLIKPSRTNGKIRLYSQKDIDHIKYVLTLTRELGVNLAGVDIVLQLNKKIEKLESEVQEYKTKIKSINNLAVVPDTKALVVQKTSFDIVIIEKED, from the coding sequence ATGGAAACAAATAGCTATATTGAACCTGTATATCTAATCTCAGCAGTTGCTGAAATCCTAAATATACACCCTCAAACATTAAGACAATACGAAAGAGAAGGTCTTATAAAACCTTCAAGAACAAATGGAAAAATAAGACTTTATTCACAAAAAGATATAGATCATATTAAATACGTATTAACACTTACAAGAGAGCTTGGAGTTAACCTAGCGGGTGTTGATATAGTACTTCAATTAAATAAAAAAATAGAAAAACTTGAAAGTGAAGTTCAAGAGTATAAGACTAAAATAAAAAGTATAAATAATTTAGCTGTAGTTCCAGATACAAAAGCTTTAGTTGTTCAAAAAACATCTTTTGATATAGTTATTATAGAAAAAGAGGATTAA
- the ftsZ gene encoding cell division protein FtsZ — protein MDNLFKVDDIKEEMPNKVLSDNVAKISVIGIGGGGCNMINHMIKEGCKKVDLIAANTDLQVLHISQAPKKIQLGVKLTKGLGAGMKPEIGRDSAVESYEEIKSALKGADIVFIAAGLGGGTGTGAAAIVAKAAKEAGALTVSVVTKPFTWEGKKRAGLASLGLEELKKVSDSIIVVPNDRLLEIIDENVGMKDAFKIIDNILYQAVNGMSEVILNPGNSDINTDFADVKTIMQHRGMALMGIGKAKGEDAAQRALEDAIESPLLDKMSLNGAKGILIHFNIHPQVSLFAINNVMGSINDRMDHNAEIIFGTTSDRTLEKDEVKITIVATGFESKEDLENEKEDSHEDDANKNLSSDDENFLDIPPLMRDYVVKYQF, from the coding sequence ATGGATAATTTATTTAAGGTGGATGATATCAAAGAAGAAATGCCAAACAAAGTATTGTCAGATAATGTAGCAAAAATTTCAGTTATTGGAATTGGTGGTGGTGGTTGTAATATGATTAACCACATGATAAAAGAAGGTTGCAAAAAAGTTGATTTAATTGCTGCTAATACTGACTTACAAGTATTACATATTTCACAAGCCCCTAAAAAGATTCAGTTAGGTGTTAAACTAACTAAAGGTCTTGGAGCTGGAATGAAACCTGAGATTGGTAGAGATTCTGCTGTTGAGAGTTATGAAGAGATTAAATCTGCACTAAAAGGTGCTGATATTGTATTTATTGCCGCTGGACTTGGTGGAGGTACAGGAACTGGTGCTGCTGCTATTGTTGCTAAAGCTGCAAAAGAAGCAGGTGCATTAACTGTTTCAGTTGTAACAAAACCATTTACTTGGGAAGGTAAAAAAAGAGCAGGGCTTGCTAGTCTTGGTTTAGAAGAGCTTAAAAAAGTAAGTGATTCAATTATTGTTGTACCAAATGATAGATTGTTAGAAATTATTGATGAAAATGTTGGTATGAAAGATGCCTTTAAAATTATTGATAATATTCTTTATCAAGCTGTAAATGGTATGTCTGAGGTTATTTTAAATCCAGGTAACTCAGATATTAATACAGACTTTGCTGATGTAAAAACAATCATGCAGCATAGAGGTATGGCACTTATGGGTATTGGTAAAGCCAAAGGCGAAGATGCTGCTCAAAGAGCTTTAGAAGATGCAATTGAATCACCTTTATTAGATAAAATGTCATTAAATGGTGCAAAAGGTATTTTAATTCACTTTAATATTCATCCTCAAGTATCATTATTTGCTATTAATAATGTAATGGGAAGTATCAATGATAGAATGGATCATAATGCTGAAATTATATTTGGTACAACATCAGATAGAACTCTTGAAAAAGATGAAGTAAAAATTACTATTGTTGCTACAGGTTTTGAATCAAAAGAAGATTTAGAAAATGAAAAAGAAGACTCGCATGAAGATGATGCTAACAAAAACTTATCATCTGATGATGAGAACTTTTTAGATATACCACCACTTATGAGAGATTACGTAGTTAAATACCAGTTTTAA
- the ftsA gene encoding cell division protein FtsA yields MSNTILAIDIGSSSITAVIAKHDLEYNINILGTGIQNSEGVNKGLIINIEEASKAIKNAVTLAKRNTTETIETSIVSVSGSYTKSIRSSGSVNVPNGLITETEINQVMQMALYNATIVPEYEVVHVIPIFFKVDDSVDVDNPLNMNGSRLEVSVYIVTAKRTALTNIKSALKVSGVDMTTFVLDGYASAISILDNQQKRFGTTVINLGATTTEFVCYKGNSMIYNGFIPVGSNHITNDLSVMLHTPPMAAERIKTEYGSLTKDYTPNNELGVTKVKIPRIGDEDTNSEVALDYIQTIIHARVEEVLVLVKNQLKKSGILDNIGSGIVITGGMSSLEGIKPLAEKIYQGIPISVSNPKNIKNGYLNFDDPSMSTIVGLLEYSLGATRNYELDSSKQLVKPIKKEPRIENKVIENSQVSADQMRAELNRDLSTPNEENRDTSAVLTPLEKDKKKGVSKFWSKISEWF; encoded by the coding sequence TTGAGTAATACTATCTTAGCAATTGATATTGGTTCATCTAGTATAACAGCAGTTATTGCAAAACATGATTTAGAATATAATATTAATATTTTAGGTACTGGTATCCAAAATAGCGAAGGTGTTAATAAAGGCTTAATAATTAATATTGAAGAGGCATCTAAAGCTATAAAAAATGCTGTTACATTAGCAAAAAGAAATACAACAGAAACAATTGAAACATCAATTGTTTCTGTTTCTGGAAGTTATACTAAAAGTATAAGAAGTTCAGGCTCTGTAAATGTACCAAATGGACTGATTACTGAAACTGAGATTAATCAAGTAATGCAAATGGCTTTATATAATGCGACAATAGTTCCAGAGTATGAAGTAGTGCATGTAATACCAATATTCTTCAAAGTTGACGATTCTGTTGATGTAGACAATCCTCTTAATATGAATGGATCAAGACTTGAAGTATCTGTGTATATTGTAACTGCAAAAAGAACTGCACTTACAAATATTAAATCAGCTTTAAAAGTTTCAGGTGTAGATATGACTACATTTGTACTTGATGGTTATGCATCTGCTATATCTATTTTAGATAATCAACAAAAAAGATTTGGAACTACGGTTATAAACTTAGGAGCTACTACAACGGAGTTTGTTTGTTATAAAGGTAACTCAATGATTTATAATGGTTTTATTCCTGTTGGATCAAACCATATAACAAATGATTTATCAGTTATGCTTCATACTCCTCCAATGGCAGCAGAGAGAATCAAAACTGAGTATGGCTCTCTTACAAAAGATTATACACCAAATAATGAACTTGGTGTAACAAAAGTTAAGATACCAAGAATTGGTGATGAGGATACAAATTCAGAAGTTGCTCTTGATTATATTCAAACTATTATTCATGCTAGAGTTGAAGAAGTATTAGTACTTGTAAAAAATCAACTTAAAAAAAGTGGAATTTTAGACAATATAGGTTCTGGAATTGTTATTACAGGTGGAATGTCTAGTTTAGAAGGTATCAAACCTTTAGCTGAAAAGATATATCAAGGTATTCCAATTTCTGTATCAAACCCTAAAAATATTAAAAATGGATATTTAAATTTTGATGATCCAAGTATGTCTACTATAGTTGGTTTATTAGAATACTCTTTAGGAGCTACAAGAAACTATGAATTAGATTCAAGTAAACAACTTGTAAAACCAATTAAGAAAGAGCCTAGAATTGAGAATAAAGTAATTGAAAATTCGCAGGTTTCAGCTGATCAAATGAGAGCTGAACTTAATAGAGATTTAAGTACGCCAAATGAAGAAAATAGAGATACTTCAGCTGTGTTAACACCTTTAGAAAAAGATAAGAAAAAAGGTGTTTCTAAGTTCTGGAGTAAAATATCGGAGTGGTTCTAA